In one Oryza glaberrima chromosome 2, OglaRS2, whole genome shotgun sequence genomic region, the following are encoded:
- the LOC127764684 gene encoding vegetative cell wall protein gp1-like yields MGSTSSPSPPPPPMIGRAGNLTVFITPPSPASTPRSSRPSESPRSGFSTPATAPRTAASPSPPSPAPSPQQQRVASPPPTIPVKFSPPAAPVKVPPPPPVQVPPPQYEKASAGGKHDGSAFGFFWDAVARVQEAHASLDEYVANWFGLDQSKYQWALNDYYESTGKEVECGKAGKPKELTTSKVQKV; encoded by the exons ATGGGGtccacctcctcgccgtccccgccgccgccgccgatgatcgGGAGGGCCGGGAACCTCACCGTCTTcatcacgccgccgtcgccggcgagcacgccgCGCTCCTCGCGCCCGTCCGAGTCCCCTCGGTCGGGCTTCTCGACCCCGGCGACGGCCCCGCGcacggccgcctcgccgtcgccgccgtctccggctcCCTCGCCGCAGCAGCAGAGGGTGGCCAGCCCGCCGCCCACGATCCCGGTGAAGTTCTCCCCGCCTGCGGCTCCGGTGAAggtccctcctccgcctccggtgCAGGTGCCCCCGCCGCAGTACGAGAAGGCCTCCGCGGGGGGCAAGCACGACGGATCGGCGTTTGGTTTCTTCTGGGACGCCGTCGCGCGCGTGCAGGAAG CCCACGCGAGCCTCGACGAGTACGTGGCGAACTGGTTTGGGCTGGATCAATCCAAGTACCAATGGGCGCTCAACGACTACTACGAGAGCACCGGCAAG GAAGTGGAGTGTGGCAAAGCTGGCAAGCCAAAGGAGCTTACTACTAGCAAAGTGCAGAAAGTTTAG
- the LOC127764681 gene encoding fasciclin-like arabinogalactan protein 3 — MACKNVSSSAMPLLLVAGTVVLALLASPAAAFNITRILGEFSDFSTFNHLLTQTKLADEINRRQTITVLALDNGAAGGVSSLPSDEQRKVLSVHVVLDYYDTEKLGGMKMKNRSAVLTTLFQSSGQATDRMGFLNYTKRSDGIMVFGSAEPGAQATSQMVKVVVTRPYNISVLQVSSPIVPPGIASVSNSNTGAPPPHPAKSSAPAPSPSKSKGKKSDAPAPGPSDDVDDDTAADAPGPAVDGPTADGPAADGPAADGPTEADAPAHDKGDVADAPSAAGRAVASSAGLGVVALVVLIFPSVSL; from the coding sequence ATGGCTTGCAAGAACGTCTCCTCCTCGGCCatgccgctcctcctcgtcgccggcaccGTCGTCCTCGCGCTGCtggcgtcaccggcggcggccttcAACATCACCAGGATCCTCGGCGAGTTCTCCGACTTCTCCACCTTCAACCACCTCCTCACGCAGACGAAGCTGGCGGACGAGATCAACCGGCGGCAGACCATCACGGTGCTCGCACTCGACAAcggcgccgcgggcggcgtCTCCTCGCTCCCCTCCGACGAGCAGCGGAAGGTGCTCTCCGTCCACGTCGTCCTCGACTACTACGACACCGAAAAGCTCGGCGGCATGAAGATGAAGAACCGCTCCGCCGTGCTCACCACCCTCTTCCAGTCCTCCGGCCAGGCCACCGACCGCATGGGCTTCCTCAACTACACCAAACGCTCCGACGGCATCATGGTGTTCGGCTCCGCCGAGCCCGGCGCGCAGGCCACGTCCCAGATGGTCAAGGTCGTCGTCACCCGCCCCTACAACATCTCCGTGCTGCAGGTCAGCTCCCCCATCGTGCCGCCCGGCATCGCCTCCGTCAGCAACAGCAACACCGGCGCGCCACCGCCCCACCCGGCCAAGTCCAGCGCGCCGGCACCCTCGCCGTCCAAGTCCAAGGGGAAGAAGTCGGATGCCCCGGCACCGGGCCCgtccgacgacgtcgacgacgacaccgccgccgacgcgccggGACCGGCGGTGGATGGCCCCACGGCGGACGGGCCGGCGGCGGACGGTCCTGCGGCGGATGGTCCGACTGAGGCAGACGCGCCGGCGCACGACAAGGGCGACGTCGCAgacgcgccgtccgccgccggcagGGCGGTGGCCAGCAGCGCAGGCCTTGGCGTCGTTGCACTTGTGGTTCTCATCTTCCCCTCAGTCTCACTCTGA
- the LOC127764683 gene encoding uncharacterized protein LOC127764683: MSDRRPDREKPRDRDRERGRDGERDRELDRPRDRDHRDRDRDKGRDRDRDRDRERRRGERDRKRSRSPSADRSHRRHSHSHSHRGRSSPSPDAGRHKRRRDGSPAAAATDHKDDKKPEAPVVPKSAAGDGVAPGDGDVDVEELEMMKMMGIPVGFDSTKGKHVPDADVSGVRVVTKRQPRQYMNRRGGFNRPLPPERNR, from the coding sequence ATGTCCGACCGCCGCCCCGACCGGGAGAAGCCccgcgaccgcgaccgggaACGCGGCCGAGATGGCGAGCGCGACCGCGAGCTCGACCGCCCCCGCGACCGCGACCACCGTGACCGCGACCGGGACAAGGGGAGGGATCGAGATCGCGACCGCGATCGCGAACGCCGCCGTGGGGAGCGTGACCGGAAGCGCTCCCGCTCTCCCTCCGCCGAccgctcccaccgccgccactcccactcccactcccaccGCGGCCGCTCGTCCCCGTCCCCGGACGCCGGCCGCCacaagcgccgccgcgacgggtcccccgccgccgccgccaccgaccacAAGGACGACAAGAAGCCGGAGGCCCCCGTGGTGCCCAAGAGCGCCGCCGGGGACGGGGTCGCGCCGGGCGACGGGGATGTGGACGTGGAGGAGCtggagatgatgaagatgatggggATCCCCGTCGGCTTCGACTCCACCAAGGGGAAGCACGTCCCCGACGCCGACGTCAGCGGGGTGCGCGTCGTCACCAAGCGGCAGCCGCGGCAGTACATGAACCGCCGTGGCGGGTTCAACCGGCCCCTTCCACCGGAGCGCAACCGCTGA